One window from the genome of Novipirellula caenicola encodes:
- a CDS encoding PAS domain S-box protein: protein MDQLRQIHSDPITDPRRLASLRATKLLDSAPDISFDRLTRLASTLLKCPASVVTLVDAHRQFFKSCVGLPEPWATRRESPLSYSFCRQSVLCDAPLIVNDSHTDERVKDNPAVEELGVRAYAGVPVRARSGEVLGSFCVFDVVPRDWTEVELEILHDLAASVESEIELVTLANREREQHHLLRVIIEQSPLAMIVIDDDAKIYLWNNAAEKMFGYQACEVLGKPLPIVPPDKEAECRSVREQLAEGKSFQGISTYRRHRNQSNVHVKIAAAPLQEYGGESGRSLLIFDDISEQISADQEREKLVQQLQEESSLMKALLDQLPTGVVVAETSSGRVLSVNERALEIVGGKIPDSVDPNSLTDFVGYHPDGRRYEPKEWPLARTILHGESTSNEEILFETEQGAIRRLLVSSKRVDLGDGNQARAITTFSDVTELKELEAARYRSEEQAKQILASSQDCIKILDLDGHLLSMNIGGMKLLEIDDIQMLLGKQWIDFWQGADRQSAAEAVAAARAGRAGRFRGVCSTYHSKLRKWWDVIVTPIAGEDGTPEQLLSISRDVTESVLAEEEREALIKREVQARKDAEIAREKYRNLVDGLDAIVWEADANTWEFTFVSERAQQILGYPIDQWLSNTSFWPSIIHPEDREASVALCRNACNECRDHDFEYRAVTRDGRSVWLRDIVYVVSDDAGRPNHLRGVMVDITAKKELERELRQRAEQLSEMDARKNEFLAVLAHELRNPLAPIGNAAELLKFCSDDPKQIAEISEILQGQVSQLIRLIDDLMDISRITRGKIKLQREPVSIGEVLETALTSVRPSCVNQQHTLQSRIDAAQSLTVEGDRVRLAQVFTNILNNACKYTPPGGTIQMCCDTVDQAVEISIEDNGIGISSQDAKGIFEMFTQVESSVTRSQGGLGIGLTLVKQLVEMHQGTVELDQTRQQPGSRFVVRLPLAQVDEPKSDIDQPSVSQESLNVVVIDDLPAVATLLVKLIEALGHKVHVAYSANDGIELVREQKPDIVFSDICMPDKSGYEVAQALRSLPELGNLKIIAMTGNGQPEDIQQAREAGFDQHLVKPASVAVLRQVFDEFIAARSKQRIVSSN from the coding sequence ATGGACCAACTACGACAGATTCATTCGGATCCGATCACTGATCCACGTCGACTGGCCAGCTTGCGAGCCACGAAACTGCTTGACAGTGCACCGGACATTTCATTCGATCGGCTGACGCGGCTTGCGTCTACACTTCTTAAGTGCCCGGCATCCGTCGTAACGCTTGTTGACGCGCACCGTCAATTTTTCAAGAGCTGTGTGGGGCTGCCGGAGCCGTGGGCGACACGGCGAGAGTCGCCGCTCAGCTATTCCTTTTGTCGGCAGTCGGTTCTCTGCGATGCGCCATTGATCGTTAATGACTCGCATACCGATGAACGAGTCAAGGACAATCCGGCGGTAGAGGAGCTTGGTGTCCGCGCGTACGCAGGGGTGCCCGTACGTGCACGGTCCGGAGAGGTGCTCGGATCATTTTGTGTTTTTGATGTCGTGCCTCGCGACTGGACGGAAGTCGAACTCGAGATACTGCACGATTTAGCAGCGTCGGTCGAATCGGAGATCGAGCTCGTGACGCTTGCCAATCGAGAGCGAGAGCAGCACCATTTGTTGCGAGTCATTATCGAGCAGTCACCGCTTGCGATGATCGTCATCGACGACGATGCAAAAATCTATCTTTGGAACAACGCAGCTGAAAAAATGTTTGGCTACCAGGCATGCGAGGTGTTGGGCAAACCGCTGCCGATTGTTCCACCGGACAAAGAAGCCGAATGTCGTTCGGTCCGCGAACAATTGGCCGAAGGTAAGTCGTTCCAGGGGATCTCTACCTATCGTCGCCACCGCAATCAATCGAACGTGCATGTGAAAATTGCCGCGGCTCCGTTGCAGGAATATGGCGGCGAATCCGGTCGAAGTCTATTGATCTTTGACGATATCAGTGAACAGATTTCCGCAGATCAAGAGCGTGAAAAGCTTGTTCAACAGCTGCAAGAAGAGAGTTCGTTGATGAAGGCGCTGCTGGATCAACTGCCCACCGGCGTCGTCGTTGCCGAAACTTCCAGCGGGCGAGTTCTGTCTGTGAACGAGCGTGCCCTTGAGATTGTGGGGGGTAAGATACCCGACAGCGTCGATCCAAATTCGCTAACGGACTTCGTCGGATATCATCCAGACGGTCGCCGGTACGAGCCAAAGGAATGGCCATTGGCACGGACGATCCTGCACGGTGAATCCACATCCAACGAAGAAATTCTTTTCGAAACCGAACAGGGTGCAATCCGTCGCTTGTTGGTCAGTTCCAAGCGAGTGGATTTGGGCGACGGAAATCAGGCAAGGGCCATCACCACCTTCAGCGACGTGACCGAGCTAAAAGAGCTCGAAGCTGCTCGGTATCGCAGTGAGGAGCAAGCCAAGCAGATCCTTGCCAGCAGCCAAGACTGCATCAAAATTCTTGACCTGGATGGTCATTTACTTTCGATGAACATCGGCGGGATGAAACTGTTGGAGATTGATGACATCCAAATGTTGCTCGGAAAGCAGTGGATCGATTTTTGGCAGGGGGCCGACCGACAATCTGCCGCCGAGGCGGTGGCCGCCGCTCGAGCTGGGCGGGCGGGACGATTTCGCGGTGTCTGTTCGACTTACCATTCGAAGCTACGGAAGTGGTGGGACGTCATTGTCACGCCGATCGCTGGAGAAGACGGAACTCCCGAGCAGCTGCTGTCGATCTCTCGTGACGTTACCGAATCGGTGCTCGCCGAAGAGGAACGCGAGGCGCTGATCAAACGCGAGGTTCAGGCCCGCAAAGATGCAGAAATTGCCAGAGAGAAGTACCGAAACTTGGTTGATGGCTTGGACGCGATTGTCTGGGAAGCAGACGCAAATACATGGGAGTTCACGTTTGTCAGCGAACGTGCACAACAGATTCTCGGGTATCCCATCGATCAATGGCTTTCGAACACTTCGTTTTGGCCAAGCATCATTCATCCCGAAGACCGCGAAGCCTCCGTCGCATTGTGTCGCAATGCATGTAACGAATGTCGCGACCATGATTTCGAGTATCGAGCCGTCACGCGGGATGGCCGTTCGGTGTGGTTGCGAGATATCGTGTACGTGGTCTCGGACGATGCGGGCAGACCAAACCATCTCCGCGGAGTCATGGTAGATATCACTGCCAAAAAAGAACTCGAACGTGAACTGCGGCAAAGAGCCGAGCAGTTGAGCGAAATGGATGCTCGCAAGAATGAATTCCTTGCCGTTCTTGCGCACGAACTGAGGAATCCGCTGGCTCCGATTGGAAATGCAGCCGAGTTGCTGAAGTTCTGCAGCGATGATCCCAAGCAGATTGCGGAGATCAGCGAGATTCTTCAGGGGCAAGTTTCTCAGCTCATTCGGCTGATCGACGATCTGATGGATATCTCACGGATCACCCGTGGAAAGATCAAATTACAACGTGAACCGGTTTCGATCGGCGAGGTTCTGGAAACCGCGTTGACATCGGTTCGTCCGTCATGCGTGAACCAGCAACACACGTTGCAGTCCCGCATCGATGCGGCTCAGTCATTAACGGTGGAGGGCGATCGCGTTCGTCTTGCCCAGGTTTTTACAAATATCTTAAACAACGCTTGCAAGTACACGCCGCCCGGAGGCACGATCCAGATGTGCTGTGATACCGTCGACCAGGCGGTGGAAATTTCGATCGAAGATAATGGAATCGGTATTTCATCACAGGATGCCAAGGGGATTTTTGAAATGTTCACACAAGTCGAGAGCTCGGTGACTCGCAGTCAGGGAGGTCTTGGGATTGGATTGACGCTCGTCAAACAACTGGTCGAAATGCACCAAGGCACCGTCGAGCTGGATCAAACGCGACAGCAGCCTGGCAGCCGATTTGTGGTTCGCCTGCCGCTGGCCCAAGTCGATGAACCGAAATCAGATATTGACCAACCATCGGTCTCGCAGGAGTCGCTGAATGTTGTGGTGATCGATGACCTGCCCGCGGTGGCGACGCTGTTGGTCAAGCTGATCGAGGCGTTAGGGCATAAGGTTCATGTTGCGTACAGTGCGAATGACGGGATTGAGCTGGTTCGCGAGCAAAAGCCGGACATTGTTTTTTCCGACATCTGTATGCCTGATAAATCGGGTTACGAAGTCGCCCAAGCGCTGAGGTCACTTCCTGAACTTGGCAATTTGAAAATCATCGCCATGACCGGCAATGGGCAACCCGAAGATATCCAGCAGGCCCGCGAAGCCGGATTCGACCAGCATCTAGTCAAGCCCGCCAGCGTTGCAGTGCTGCGACAGGTCTTTGATGAATTCATCGCCGCTCGTTCAAAGCAACGCATTGTCAGCTCTAACTAA
- a CDS encoding PAS domain S-box protein — MSDLNRKIIIAIPKIAAVIEKHTQNDFKHYKTTTLTRRIRRRILVLKLSSVDDYIERLQSSRDEVFRLFRDLLISVTAFFRDANAFESLARDVLKPLVDRHQGEGPLRIWVPGCATGQEAYSIAILLAEILEQCGREVSVQIFATDLDERALSVARSGSYPLGIRDEVSETRLQRFFSKRGNRYVVNKKIRDMILFSAHNLISDPPFTKVDLISCRNLLIYLGAHLQKKLIPLFHYALQPGGYLFLGPAETLSVNRELFRTLHTKHRLYQRRVTALDRPQTLEPPVMNLNRFGTHADAGNSELDLFRYSQQIILSEFAPQWIVCDDEGQIHSLSSDPAPFLKITGGNFKNNIITMAHENLRTGLRAAFSESKEHRRRALSEGMSIPVEGGIQRVHITVQPIPEMGSDQSLHLVVFHRIGSPLQAAINDDSINAAASGGLVDSTAGQVIEQLELELLRTRDALERTVQELEASNEELKSSNEELLSMNEEMQSANEELEASKEELQTSNENLVRSNNDIQNLLRSTRIATIFLDNQLCIRGFTPAVKKIYDLRESDVGRKLTKFASEVEGMPPLPDPRTLSDDDEIEDMIGQIAGRTYIRRVTAYRGTDGEHDGIVVTFSDVTELSDSQELFKTLVDVAAQIVWTTDADGRVVEDSPSWRAFTGQSYQQWLGNGWVNVVHPDDRDGIRQAWQDCIDTGKALDHEFRLRHHSGDYRWTQVRAAPIRNRDGSIRRWVGMNIDVHDRIMAETNLRRSEELVRTIAENSTNALIMMDEKGYLTYCNQACLEMTGFDEDEIRSKPLHDLIHHHYPDGRPYPMAECPIDRALPEDFSVRAHEDLFFRKDGTSFPVMCAASPIFRHGVPVSTVIEVRDISHAKMVEAELRESEVRFREMTNAAPAMIWVTDENHYCTFLSQSWYDFTGQSEEEGHGLGWTTAVHPDDQEAAKNQFLTAAEQRAEYEIDFRLRQKDGTYRWVIDAGKPRFDKDGNFAGYVGSVIDTHDRHEAVRKISISEERLRNAAEAAGFGMLHADLIAGTVGYSDEFKRLIGLPDDAEQYVLDHKIPDWVHPDDREICFRFFKRLLTLPEGVSDTVEHRVLRSDGQIRWVRIHARPIYTGEGEKVRATQLIGTLIDITQQREFEASLREAREQAEAANESKSAFLANMSHEIRTPMTAILGYTDLIAEKVHDDEASMWVRTIRRNGDFLLDIINDILDLSKIEAGKLDIAQETFSLARLIEDVRVIMDVRAGERGIKLSVQYQTPMPAWVRSDGKRLKQILINLVGNAIKFTPEGDVTLLVSFVSGQLRFDIIDTGVGISEKQLANLFQPFSQGDGNVNREFGGTGLGLAISQRLAEMLGGEITVESVLGRGSKFTVTIAVAEVAAANVASPTTADQALRTSEESVTVNAEILIVDDRRDIRFLSKTFLTQAGASVSEAEDGQLAIDMVKRSIDEGQVYHLILLDMQMPRLDGYQTAQRLRQLGYHGPIIALTADAMQGDMNRCIEAGCNDYLSKPIDKAVMLEKIEQHLQNGFARRVLDPTKGLSHQAGK, encoded by the coding sequence ATGAGCGATTTAAACCGTAAGATAATTATCGCCATCCCCAAGATTGCCGCGGTCATTGAAAAGCACACTCAAAATGATTTCAAGCATTACAAGACGACCACGCTAACGCGGCGAATCCGCAGACGGATCCTCGTGCTCAAGCTGTCTTCGGTCGATGACTATATCGAACGGTTGCAATCGTCACGCGACGAAGTCTTTCGGCTGTTCCGTGACCTGTTGATCAGTGTCACTGCGTTTTTTCGAGACGCAAATGCATTCGAATCTCTGGCACGTGACGTCTTAAAACCGCTGGTCGATCGACACCAAGGCGAAGGCCCGCTTCGGATCTGGGTCCCCGGCTGTGCGACCGGTCAAGAAGCCTATTCGATTGCGATCCTGCTAGCTGAGATCCTCGAGCAATGCGGTAGGGAAGTCAGCGTCCAGATCTTTGCGACGGACCTGGACGAACGTGCGTTGTCGGTTGCGAGGTCGGGTAGTTATCCGCTTGGAATTCGGGATGAGGTTAGCGAAACGCGGTTGCAAAGGTTCTTCAGCAAACGTGGGAACCGCTATGTTGTGAACAAAAAAATTCGCGACATGATTTTGTTTTCTGCCCATAATCTGATCAGCGACCCACCGTTTACCAAAGTCGATCTGATCTCGTGTCGCAATCTACTGATTTATCTCGGAGCCCACCTGCAAAAGAAACTCATTCCGCTGTTTCACTATGCGTTACAACCCGGTGGCTATCTTTTTCTCGGTCCTGCCGAAACCCTCTCGGTCAATCGAGAGCTGTTTCGAACGTTACACACCAAACATCGACTTTATCAGCGACGTGTCACCGCCCTCGATCGTCCTCAAACCCTCGAGCCACCCGTGATGAATCTGAATCGTTTTGGCACCCACGCGGATGCGGGCAACAGCGAGCTCGACTTGTTTCGCTATTCACAACAGATCATCTTGAGTGAGTTTGCTCCGCAATGGATCGTTTGCGACGACGAAGGTCAGATCCATTCACTGTCGTCGGACCCGGCTCCGTTTTTGAAAATCACGGGAGGCAATTTCAAGAACAACATCATCACGATGGCTCACGAGAATCTGCGGACTGGGCTTCGGGCTGCGTTTAGCGAATCGAAAGAGCATCGCCGTCGGGCATTGTCCGAAGGCATGTCGATTCCGGTGGAAGGTGGCATCCAGCGAGTTCATATCACGGTTCAGCCGATTCCCGAGATGGGATCGGATCAAAGTCTGCACCTGGTCGTTTTTCATCGCATCGGTTCCCCGCTACAAGCTGCTATCAACGATGATTCGATCAACGCAGCAGCATCCGGCGGACTCGTCGACTCGACTGCGGGGCAAGTCATCGAGCAATTAGAGCTCGAGCTGCTGCGCACTCGCGACGCACTTGAACGCACGGTCCAAGAACTCGAAGCGTCCAATGAAGAGCTGAAGTCATCGAACGAAGAATTGCTTTCGATGAACGAAGAGATGCAATCGGCCAACGAAGAGCTCGAAGCATCCAAAGAGGAATTGCAAACCAGCAACGAGAACCTCGTCCGCAGCAACAACGACATCCAAAACTTGCTTCGCAGTACCAGGATTGCGACGATCTTTTTGGATAACCAATTGTGTATCCGTGGCTTCACGCCCGCGGTGAAAAAAATCTACGATCTGCGTGAAAGTGATGTTGGTCGCAAGCTGACAAAATTTGCGTCCGAGGTCGAGGGGATGCCGCCGCTTCCCGATCCGCGCACGTTGTCAGACGACGATGAAATCGAGGATATGATCGGACAGATTGCCGGTCGCACCTACATTCGCCGAGTCACCGCGTACCGAGGGACCGACGGCGAACACGATGGCATCGTCGTCACTTTTAGTGATGTGACCGAACTGAGCGACAGCCAAGAGCTGTTCAAGACACTGGTCGATGTGGCAGCCCAGATTGTATGGACGACGGATGCGGACGGCCGAGTCGTGGAAGATTCACCGAGTTGGCGTGCTTTTACTGGACAATCCTACCAGCAGTGGCTTGGAAACGGTTGGGTCAACGTCGTCCATCCCGACGATCGCGATGGCATTAGGCAGGCGTGGCAGGATTGCATTGACACTGGTAAAGCGCTAGACCACGAGTTTCGCCTGCGGCACCACAGCGGCGATTACCGCTGGACCCAGGTGCGAGCCGCTCCCATTCGCAACCGCGATGGATCAATCCGCCGCTGGGTTGGGATGAACATTGACGTTCATGACCGGATCATGGCGGAAACCAATTTGCGTCGCAGCGAAGAGCTGGTCCGCACGATCGCCGAGAACTCGACCAATGCGTTGATCATGATGGATGAAAAGGGCTACTTGACCTATTGCAACCAAGCCTGTCTCGAGATGACGGGGTTTGATGAAGACGAGATTCGGTCGAAACCGCTACACGATCTGATACATCACCATTATCCCGACGGACGCCCCTATCCGATGGCGGAATGTCCGATCGATCGTGCGTTGCCTGAGGATTTCAGTGTGCGTGCACACGAAGATTTGTTTTTCCGCAAAGACGGCACGTCGTTTCCGGTGATGTGTGCAGCTAGCCCGATTTTCCGCCACGGCGTGCCGGTTTCAACCGTGATCGAAGTTCGTGACATCAGCCACGCGAAAATGGTCGAAGCGGAACTCCGCGAGAGCGAGGTGCGATTCCGAGAGATGACCAATGCGGCGCCCGCGATGATTTGGGTGACCGATGAAAATCATTACTGCACGTTTCTGTCGCAGAGCTGGTATGACTTCACCGGCCAATCCGAAGAAGAGGGGCACGGATTGGGGTGGACCACTGCCGTTCATCCCGATGACCAGGAAGCGGCGAAGAATCAATTTTTAACCGCAGCGGAACAGCGAGCGGAATACGAGATCGATTTTCGCTTGCGACAAAAAGATGGTACCTATCGCTGGGTCATTGATGCTGGAAAACCACGCTTTGACAAAGATGGGAATTTCGCCGGGTATGTTGGTAGCGTGATCGACACGCACGATCGTCACGAGGCAGTGAGGAAGATCTCGATCAGTGAAGAACGTTTGCGAAACGCGGCTGAGGCCGCTGGTTTCGGGATGCTGCACGCCGACTTGATCGCCGGGACGGTTGGGTATTCCGATGAGTTCAAGCGACTGATTGGTCTGCCAGACGATGCCGAGCAATATGTTCTGGATCATAAAATCCCGGACTGGGTTCATCCCGACGACCGCGAGATTTGTTTCCGCTTTTTCAAACGGCTGCTGACGCTGCCCGAAGGCGTCAGCGACACCGTCGAGCACCGCGTGCTAAGGAGTGATGGGCAAATCCGGTGGGTGCGGATTCATGCACGGCCGATCTATACCGGCGAAGGCGAAAAGGTCCGCGCGACACAGTTGATCGGAACGTTGATTGACATCACGCAGCAGCGTGAATTCGAAGCATCGCTACGCGAAGCACGTGAACAAGCCGAAGCGGCGAACGAGTCGAAAAGTGCCTTCCTGGCCAACATGAGTCACGAAATTCGTACTCCCATGACGGCGATCTTAGGCTACACGGACTTGATCGCTGAAAAGGTTCACGATGATGAAGCATCGATGTGGGTTCGTACGATCCGCCGCAATGGTGACTTCCTATTGGATATCATCAATGACATCTTGGATTTGTCCAAGATCGAAGCAGGGAAATTGGACATCGCTCAAGAGACGTTTTCGCTTGCTCGGCTAATCGAAGACGTTCGCGTCATCATGGATGTTCGTGCGGGTGAGCGAGGTATCAAGCTCTCGGTACAGTACCAGACGCCGATGCCAGCGTGGGTTCGATCCGATGGAAAGCGTTTGAAGCAAATTTTGATCAATCTTGTCGGCAACGCGATCAAATTCACTCCTGAAGGTGACGTCACGTTGCTGGTGTCATTCGTATCCGGCCAACTTCGTTTTGATATTATCGACACGGGGGTCGGCATTAGTGAAAAGCAACTTGCAAATCTGTTTCAGCCGTTTTCTCAAGGCGATGGGAATGTCAATCGCGAGTTCGGCGGTACGGGATTGGGACTTGCCATCAGTCAACGCTTGGCCGAAATGCTCGGCGGCGAAATCACAGTCGAAAGTGTTTTGGGACGCGGCAGCAAATTCACTGTCACAATTGCCGTGGCGGAAGTCGCTGCAGCCAATGTCGCCTCACCGACTACGGCTGATCAGGCTTTGCGGACTTCGGAAGAATCGGTGACGGTCAATGCCGAGATTCTGATCGTCGATGACCGACGCGACATTCGTTTCTTGAGCAAGACGTTCTTAACCCAAGCGGGCGCTAGTGTCAGTGAAGCCGAAGACGGCCAATTAGCGATTGACATGGTCAAACGATCGATCGATGAAGGACAGGTGTACCATCTGATTTTGTTGGACATGCAGATGCCACGGCTTGATGGTTATCAAACCGCACAGCGTTTGCGTCAACTTGGTTACCATGGCCCGATCATCGCGTTGACTGCCGACGCCATGCAAGGTGATATGAACCGGTGTATCGAGGCCGGGTGTAACGACTATCTGAGCAAGCCGATCGACAAGGCGGTGATGCTCGAGAAAATCGAGCAACACTTGCAAAATGGTTTTGCGAGAAGGGTCCTCGACCCAACAAAGGGGCTCTCGCATCAGGCTGGAAAATAG